GCTGCCGGTAAGTCCGGCTTGAATCACGTTGCCGGCGTAGGCGGCCAGCAGCGGTGCGACGGCATCGACGGTGGCCGGATCCCCGCCGACCATCACCGTCAAGGTCCCGGCATCGGCAGCGGGCCGCGACCCGCTGACCGGGGCATCGATCACGCCGACACCGACACCGGCAAGTTCGGCCTCGATCTCGCGAACGGTGGCCGGCGTGACGCTGCTATGGATTATCAGGGTGTCGCCGGGGCCCAGACCCTGGCGTGCCTCATGCACCACGGCGCGTAGCTGCTTGTCGTCGACCACGCAAATACACACGACATCGCTCGCGTCGGCCAGCCGACGAACATCGACAGCCACGAGTGCCCCTCGGTCAGCGAAGTCGCGACACGCGGTCTCTCGCTTGTCGTAAACCGTTAGGGCAAACCCGGCGTCGAGTATCCGATGAGCCATGCGCCCACCCATATCGCCAAGGCCGACGAATCCGACGTTGACCGGATCGGTGGTCGTCATGCGTGTGCCCTTCAGCTGGCCGGCCCGGGTCCGGTACGCCCGCGGCCACACCGTTCCCGGTAGCTCGCTGCGCGACCATCACGTACTCGGTACCGGCGCCGACAACCGCAACCTTCGGCGGCTTCGTGATCGGTCGGCACTTCACGATCATCGCCATATGGCGTCATGGCTATCTGGACCTCGCCCGACACTAGCGACTGACCGTCATGGGCACAGACTCGTAGCCATGGATGAGCAGGCTGGGATGCCGCACAAGTTCGTCCGGGTCGAATCCGACACTTCCCAGCATCGGCAGCAGGGCATCGAGGGCGATCCGGGCTTCCAGCCGGGCCAGCGGTGCGCCCAGACAGAAGTGAATCCCCTTGCCAAACCCGAGATGCGGTGTCGCCCTGGTGATGTCGAAGCTATCCGGATTCTCGAACACCGCGGGATCGCGATTGGCGGCACCCACCATGATGGCGATCATTGCGCCGGCGGGAATGGTCACGCCACCAATTTCGGTATCTTCGTAGGGTTCCCGAAACAGAAATTGAAACGGCGACTGGAGTCGGATGGACTCCTCGATGGCCGAGCCGATCAAGTCGGGATCCTCCCGCAGCATGGCCAGTTGTTCGGGGTGATCGAGCAGCTGAACCACGGTGTTGCTGATGACGTTGGTCGTCGTCTCGTTTCCGGCGGCCAACAGCACGAGGATGAACAGCACCAGCTCGGTCGCACTCATCAGATCGGCTCCGTCGGCCTGGATGAGATCGCTGAGCAGGTCGTCCCGAGGCTCGGCACGGCGGTTTTCGATCTTCGGTACAAAATACTGCGCGAATTCGCGAAGCATCCCAACGAGTTCGACGATCGTGTCTGCCGAGCCGCGGTCGGCGGTCATCGAGAGACTCGCCAGCTGATCCGACCAGCGTCGGATATCGCTGTAGCGTTCCACGTCGACGGAAAGCAGGTTGGCGATCACCTCGGTGGGGACCGGCGCAGCAAAGTCGCGGACTAGGTCGAACCGGGGCCGCCCCTCGATCGCCGCAATCTTGTCGGCGACCGTCTTTTCGATCATCGGTCGTAACGAATTGATGCGGCGGGGGGTAAATCCGCGACTCACCAGCTTGCGCTGGCGCGTATGGACAGGAGGATCCGCGCCCACGATCACCCTCGCGGTGAACACCTCTTGGAAATCGAGCGGAATATCGGCAGCGGCCTGCAGGAGGCGGCCGATCAACTCCTCCGAACCCGCCGCCTCGGGATCGATCTTCGGCGGAAAGCCGATCGTTTCATCCTGATTCGGCCTGTTCGAGAAGCGCTCGGGGTGCGTCATGATGTACTCGACCGCTGCGTAACTCGAAACGACCCAGATACCGGACTGGGGCGCCTGATACACGGGCGCGTGCGCATGGAGCAGGGCGTAAGTCTCGAATCGGTTCCCCTGACACGCGGGGTCCCACGGCTCGTAGTAGATCTTCGTCGCTTCCATTGCAACCCTCTCAAACCCCAAACACATCCGGCTCGAGAGCCAGTGACCTATCTACGATACAATATCGTAGACCGTATATCCGCTTGTCGAGCGGCGTCAAGGTCGACAAGCCGTGACGCGGATTGGGTTGCGGCCGCTGATGAAAGGTCAGATCTGGCCGAAACTTAGGGCCCTGAAGTGGGGCCATCTCGTGGAGCTAAGGGGGGTGAGTTCACGACATAGGTGATAGATGAGTCGACTCGTCACACCCTTGCTTGGCGCCACTATCCCGAACACGTTACGGCTTAGCTCGGCTCCGCGCGGGGCTAACTCCAGAGCGTGACGTGAATCTTCGGGCGAAACCTCGTCACACCGACCCCGCTGCCGCGGATCATCGCCTGGATACACCTGGGAGTCGTGATGAACCTGACCAGTTCGGACACGGCAGGCTGGCGGGCTGACGGAGGCAGCGTCGCGATGCACCACTCCCCCGACTTGTCCAGCCCCGGCCCCGACACGTGCGTCAAGCGTCCCGCGGCAAGGTCTTTGGCGATCGCGAAACCGATGGTCAGGGTCACGCCCCCCACCCGCTGAACCTCCTCGAGGGCGGCGGCCTCACTTTGAAAGATTCGCTGCTGTGACTCCGGAATTGCCAAGCCACGCAGCATGGTTGCGATCTCGCCGCCCACGCTGCCGGCCGATGGCCCGAGCATCCACTGCTGCTGTCGCAGCACCCCGGGTGTCGGAACACCCACCGCCAGAGGGCTGTTCGGAGCGGCCACCGTGATCACCTGATATTTCAGAAAGGGCCGCACGAAGATCGAACCGTCGGATACGAAGGAACTTTCACTTGCCGGGCCAATCGCGATGTCGACGGCGCGCGAACAAATCAGGTCGCGGAATTGGCTCGTCGGGTGCACGCTTAACTCCACCGACAGGTCGTCGGCCCGCGACGAGAAGAGCTCGATCAGGCCCGGCGCGGCGTGTTCGGCGAAGGCGCTGGATGCGGCGATCCGCAGCAGCCGGCGCCCATGGGCCGCCTCGGTAACCTCGATCGCCGTTTGCTGTTGCAGACCCAGGATCTCGACCGCGCGGCTGGCCAACCGAAGTCCGCCGGGCGTGAACGCCAGTCCGGCACCCGTCTTGGTGAACAGCGGATCGTCGAGCTCCTTGCGCAGCGCCGCCACATGCATCGAGACTCCGGCATCGGATACGCCGAGTTCCGTGGCGGCGGCGCGAACCGAACCCAAACGGACCACCGCCGAATAGGCCCGAAGTTGAGCCGGAGTCATAGATATGAGCCTACTTTGGGATACGTGCGTGACGTGCTTGCCGAGCTGATGTCGATCTGGCGCGCCGGCGACACCGCCGGCCTAGGAACGGTGGTGCGGACCTTCCACTCCGCCCCGCGGTCACCCGGAGCCTCGATGGTGGTAGCTCCTGACGGATCCGTGAGCGGGTCAGTTTCGGGTGGCTGTGTCGAAGGTGCCGTCTACGAAGCGGCTACCGAAGTGGCGCAAATCGGTGCACCACGACTGGAACGCTATGGGGTCAGCGACGGCGATGCCTTCGCGGTCGGGCTAACCTGCGGCGGCATCATCGACATCTTCGTCGAGTCGGTTTCTCGGGCAACCTTCCCCGACCTAGATGAAGTAGCCGAGGACGTCGGTGAGCACCGTGCCGTAGCAGTCGCGACCGTCATCGCCCACCCCGATACGCAGTGGGTTGGCCGCAGGCTGGTCATCCGGCCGGAGGCGGTGGCGGGATCGCTCGGTTCGGGCCGGGCCGACGCCGCGGTCACCGACGACGCGCGCGGATTGCTCGCGGTGGGGCGCAGCGACGTCCTGCACTACGGACCCGACGGCCAGCGCCTGGGCGACGGCATGGAGGTCTTCGTGTCCAGCTTTGCGCCGCGTCCGCGCATGCTGGTGTTCGGCGCCATCGACTTCGCGGCCGCCCTGGCACAGCAAGGATCGTTCCTCGGCTATCGCGTCACCGTCTGCGATGCCCGCCCGGTGTTCGCCACCCGAGCACGTTTCCCGACGGCCGACGAGGTGATCGTCGACTGGCCGCACCGGTATCTGGCCGCCCAGGCGGAATCGGGCACCGTCGACGAGAGCACGGTGATCTGTGTGCTCACCCACGATCCGAAATTCGACGTCCCGGTGCTCGAACTGGCGCTGCGCTTGCCGCATATCGGATATGTGGGGGCAATGGGGTCGCGCCGGACCCACGACGACCGGATGGGCCGACTGCGGGCGGCGGGATTGACCGAGGCCGAGCTGAGCAAATTGTCCAGCCCGATCGGACTCGACCTCGGTGCCCGCACACCGGAGGAAACGGCGGTCTCGATCGCGGCGGACATCATCGCCCGCCGATGGGGCGGCGGAGGCCGCCCGCTGGCTGAAATCGTGGGGCGAATCCACCATGAGGCGCAGGTAGAGGGCGAGTTAAAGGATCACTTAACTCGACATTGACGCGGGTCTTCCGACGCCCCACACTGGGCTTCCCTTCCCTCGTGAGGTGCGTCACATGCAAGTGCCTGGGCCCTTTGAATACGAACGCGCGACCAGCGTCGACCATGCGATCGGATTATTGGATCGGTTGGGGGACGACGCGCGGCTGGTCGCCGGTGGGCACAGCCTGCTGCCGATGATGAAGCTGCGGATCGCCAACCCCGAATACCTCGTCGATATCAACGACCTGGAGCTGGAGCTCGGCTACGTGATCACCGATCCGACCCTGGTTCGAATCGGCGCGATGACCCGCCACCGCGCGCTGCTGGAGTCGGACACGCTGGCCGCGGTGTGCCCAATCTTCCCCGACGCCGAGCGGGTAATCGCCGACCCGGTCGTGCGCAATCGCGGCACCCTGGGCGGTTCACTCTGCCAGGCGGATCCGGCCGAGGATCTGACAACCGTGTGCCTCGTGCTGGACGCCGTCTGCCTGGCACGGGGGCCGTCGGGTGAGCGCGAGATCCCGATCGACGACTTCCTCGCCGGGCCGTACGAGACCACTCTCGCCTACAACGAAATGCTCGTCGAAGTACGGATCCCGGTGCGGCACAACACATCCAGCGCCTACGCGAAAGTCGAACGGCGAGTTGGCGACTGGGCGGTCACGGCGGCAGGCGCATCGATCACCCTCGACGGTGACGCGATAGCGGCCGCCCGGGTGGGCCTGACGGCGGTCAATCCCGACCACGCGGCCCTGGCTGAGCTCGCTACCGTCCTGGTGGGACAGTCCGCCACCGAAGAGGTCTTCGCCGAGGCGGGCCGCCGGGCGGCCGAAGCCTGCGAACCCGTCACCGATGTCCGCGGCACCGCCGAGTACAAGCGGCATCTGGCCTGCGAGCTGACAATCCGCACGCTGCGCACCGCCGCCGACCGCGTCCGCGACCAAGGGAGTTAGTGGTGATCGCATGCGCGGCGAAGCCGGGCGCATGGGGGTACCGCCCGCTTGCGGCGCAGGGTCACCATCAGACAGGAGAAGCGCTATGCAAGTGAATATGACCGTCAACGGCGAGCAGGTGACCGCCGAAGTCGAACCACGGACGCTGCTGGTGCACTTTCTGCGAGATCAGCTGCGGCTGACCGGTACTCACTGGGGCTGTGACACCAGCAACTGCGGAACATGCGTGGTCGAGGTCGACGGCATGC
The DNA window shown above is from Mycobacterium sp. Aquia_216 and carries:
- a CDS encoding NAD(P)-dependent oxidoreductase — translated: MTTTDPVNVGFVGLGDMGGRMAHRILDAGFALTVYDKRETACRDFADRGALVAVDVRRLADASDVVCICVVDDKQLRAVVHEARQGLGPGDTLIIHSSVTPATVREIEAELAGVGVGVIDAPVSGSRPAADAGTLTVMVGGDPATVDAVAPLLAAYAGNVIQAGLTGSGQALKIANNVMLHMNHLIVLEAIRFARSQGLDESVLIQAANISSGRSWVTETWGLIDSMFSDHPLASSDAIYPLMSKEMWNSVSISRETMTSMPLTALGTQLSEAYFRERERDLGQ
- a CDS encoding cytochrome P450, with the translated sequence MEATKIYYEPWDPACQGNRFETYALLHAHAPVYQAPQSGIWVVSSYAAVEYIMTHPERFSNRPNQDETIGFPPKIDPEAAGSEELIGRLLQAAADIPLDFQEVFTARVIVGADPPVHTRQRKLVSRGFTPRRINSLRPMIEKTVADKIAAIEGRPRFDLVRDFAAPVPTEVIANLLSVDVERYSDIRRWSDQLASLSMTADRGSADTIVELVGMLREFAQYFVPKIENRRAEPRDDLLSDLIQADGADLMSATELVLFILVLLAAGNETTTNVISNTVVQLLDHPEQLAMLREDPDLIGSAIEESIRLQSPFQFLFREPYEDTEIGGVTIPAGAMIAIMVGAANRDPAVFENPDSFDITRATPHLGFGKGIHFCLGAPLARLEARIALDALLPMLGSVGFDPDELVRHPSLLIHGYESVPMTVSR
- a CDS encoding LysR family transcriptional regulator, whose product is MTPAQLRAYSAVVRLGSVRAAATELGVSDAGVSMHVAALRKELDDPLFTKTGAGLAFTPGGLRLASRAVEILGLQQQTAIEVTEAAHGRRLLRIAASSAFAEHAAPGLIELFSSRADDLSVELSVHPTSQFRDLICSRAVDIAIGPASESSFVSDGSIFVRPFLKYQVITVAAPNSPLAVGVPTPGVLRQQQWMLGPSAGSVGGEIATMLRGLAIPESQQRIFQSEAAALEEVQRVGGVTLTIGFAIAKDLAAGRLTHVSGPGLDKSGEWCIATLPPSARQPAVSELVRFITTPRCIQAMIRGSGVGVTRFRPKIHVTLWS
- a CDS encoding XdhC family protein, whose translation is MRDVLAELMSIWRAGDTAGLGTVVRTFHSAPRSPGASMVVAPDGSVSGSVSGGCVEGAVYEAATEVAQIGAPRLERYGVSDGDAFAVGLTCGGIIDIFVESVSRATFPDLDEVAEDVGEHRAVAVATVIAHPDTQWVGRRLVIRPEAVAGSLGSGRADAAVTDDARGLLAVGRSDVLHYGPDGQRLGDGMEVFVSSFAPRPRMLVFGAIDFAAALAQQGSFLGYRVTVCDARPVFATRARFPTADEVIVDWPHRYLAAQAESGTVDESTVICVLTHDPKFDVPVLELALRLPHIGYVGAMGSRRTHDDRMGRLRAAGLTEAELSKLSSPIGLDLGARTPEETAVSIAADIIARRWGGGGRPLAEIVGRIHHEAQVEGELKDHLTRH
- a CDS encoding FAD binding domain-containing protein, with product MQVPGPFEYERATSVDHAIGLLDRLGDDARLVAGGHSLLPMMKLRIANPEYLVDINDLELELGYVITDPTLVRIGAMTRHRALLESDTLAAVCPIFPDAERVIADPVVRNRGTLGGSLCQADPAEDLTTVCLVLDAVCLARGPSGEREIPIDDFLAGPYETTLAYNEMLVEVRIPVRHNTSSAYAKVERRVGDWAVTAAGASITLDGDAIAAARVGLTAVNPDHAALAELATVLVGQSATEEVFAEAGRRAAEACEPVTDVRGTAEYKRHLACELTIRTLRTAADRVRDQGS